A window from Mycolicibacterium tokaiense encodes these proteins:
- a CDS encoding RNA polymerase sigma factor: MAAIKASPATEEAVATTEAPAKKAPAKRVTKAAKAPAKRAAKKADGAPARGRPKKAAPGAADAEATDGEDIEALDDDLEAEPGEDLEDVEIDDIEDEAEDEADPEEAEAEGTTDTKKPAAGDEDIAEPSEKDKASGDFVWDEEESEALRQARKDAELTASADSVRAYLKQIGKVALLNAEEEVELAKRIEAGLYATQLMAELSDKGEKLPAAQRRDMMWICRDGDRAKNHLLEANLRLVVSLAKRYTGRGMAFLDLIQEGNLGLIRAVEKFDYTKGYKFSTYATWWIRQAITRAMADQARTIRIPVHMVEVINKLGRIQRELLQDLGREPTPEELAKEMDITPEKVLEIQQYAREPISLDQTIGDEGDSQLGDFIEDSEAVVAVDAVSFTLLQDQLQSVLETLSEREAGVVRLRFGLTDGQPRTLDEIGQVYGVTRERIRQIESKTMSKLRHPSRSQVLRDYLD; encoded by the coding sequence GTGGCAGCGATCAAAGCAAGCCCGGCAACCGAAGAAGCGGTGGCCACCACCGAAGCTCCCGCCAAGAAGGCACCTGCCAAGCGGGTCACCAAGGCGGCCAAAGCACCGGCCAAGCGCGCAGCCAAGAAGGCTGACGGCGCGCCGGCGCGGGGTCGCCCCAAGAAAGCCGCCCCCGGTGCGGCCGACGCCGAGGCCACGGACGGCGAGGACATCGAGGCACTCGACGACGACCTCGAAGCCGAGCCGGGCGAGGATCTCGAGGACGTCGAAATCGACGACATCGAGGACGAGGCCGAAGACGAGGCGGACCCCGAAGAGGCCGAAGCCGAAGGAACCACCGACACCAAGAAGCCCGCCGCCGGTGACGAGGATATCGCCGAGCCGTCGGAGAAGGACAAGGCTTCCGGCGACTTCGTCTGGGACGAAGAAGAGTCCGAGGCGCTGCGCCAGGCCCGCAAGGACGCCGAGCTCACCGCATCGGCGGACTCGGTGCGCGCCTACCTCAAGCAGATCGGCAAGGTCGCGCTGCTCAACGCCGAGGAAGAGGTGGAACTCGCCAAGCGCATCGAGGCTGGGCTGTACGCCACCCAGCTCATGGCCGAGCTGTCGGACAAGGGCGAGAAGCTGCCCGCCGCACAGCGCCGCGACATGATGTGGATCTGCCGCGACGGCGACCGGGCCAAGAACCACCTGCTCGAAGCCAACCTGCGTCTGGTGGTGTCGCTGGCCAAGCGCTACACCGGTCGCGGCATGGCCTTCCTGGACCTCATCCAGGAGGGCAACCTGGGCCTGATCCGCGCGGTCGAGAAGTTCGACTACACCAAGGGCTACAAGTTCTCCACCTACGCCACGTGGTGGATCCGCCAGGCCATCACCCGCGCCATGGCCGATCAGGCCCGCACCATCCGAATCCCGGTGCACATGGTCGAGGTGATCAACAAGCTGGGCCGCATCCAGCGTGAGCTGCTGCAGGATCTGGGCCGTGAGCCCACGCCCGAAGAGCTGGCCAAGGAAATGGACATCACGCCGGAGAAGGTGCTGGAGATCCAGCAGTATGCGCGTGAGCCCATCTCGCTGGACCAGACCATCGGCGACGAGGGCGACAGCCAGCTCGGTGACTTCATCGAGGACTCCGAGGCCGTGGTGGCCGTGGACGCGGTGAGCTTCACCTTGCTGCAGGACCAGTTGCAGTCGGTACTCGAGACGCTGTCCGAGCGCGAGGCCGGGGTGGTTCGGTTGCGCTTCGGCCTGACCGACGGTCAGCCCCGCACGCTCGACGAGATCGGCCAGGTCTACGGGGTGACCCGTGAGCGGATCCGCCAGATCGAGTCCAAGACCATGAGCAAGCTGCGCCACCCCAGCCGTTCGCAGGTGCTGCGCGACTACCTGGACTAG
- the ppgK gene encoding polyphosphate--glucose phosphotransferase gives MTGSDSSGQRRGFGIDVGGSGVKGGIVDLDTGALIGERFKLATPQPATPEAVAETVAAVTREFGWEGPLGVTYPGVVQGGVVRTAANVDKAWIGTNVNEVFTRALDGQQVTVLNDADAAGVAEERFGAGKDNTGVIVLLTFGTGIGSAVIHNGILLPNTEFGHLEVGGKEAEHRAASSVKERKDWSYERWTKEVTKVLVAIENAIWPDLFIAGGGISRKADKWIPLLTNRTPVVAAALQNTAGIVGAAMAANRDVTH, from the coding sequence ATGACGGGATCGGATTCCTCAGGGCAGCGCCGCGGCTTCGGCATCGATGTCGGCGGTAGCGGGGTCAAGGGCGGCATCGTCGACCTCGACACCGGCGCGCTGATCGGAGAACGCTTCAAGCTGGCCACGCCGCAGCCGGCCACGCCGGAGGCCGTCGCCGAAACCGTGGCCGCGGTCACCAGGGAGTTCGGCTGGGAGGGCCCGCTCGGCGTCACCTACCCGGGGGTGGTCCAGGGCGGTGTGGTGCGCACCGCGGCGAACGTGGACAAGGCCTGGATCGGCACGAACGTCAACGAGGTGTTCACCCGCGCCCTCGACGGCCAGCAGGTCACCGTCCTCAACGACGCCGACGCCGCCGGAGTCGCCGAGGAACGCTTCGGCGCGGGCAAGGACAACACCGGTGTCATCGTGTTGCTCACCTTCGGCACCGGTATCGGTTCGGCGGTGATCCACAACGGGATCCTGCTGCCCAACACCGAGTTCGGCCACCTCGAGGTCGGAGGCAAGGAAGCCGAGCACCGGGCGGCGTCCTCGGTCAAGGAGCGCAAGGACTGGAGCTACGAGCGCTGGACCAAAGAGGTCACCAAGGTGCTCGTCGCGATCGAGAACGCCATCTGGCCGGATCTGTTCATCGCCGGCGGCGGGATCAGCCGCAAGGCCGACAAGTGGATCCCGCTGCTGACCAATCGCACGCCGGTGGTTGCGGCGGCGCTGCAGAACACCGCCGGCATAGTGGGCGCCGCGATGGCGGCCAATCGGGACGTCACCCACTAG
- a CDS encoding inositol monophosphatase family protein has product MPADDVRLHLRDVARQIATEAAEFVRRRRAEVFGDFTDAAPSEAMVADSVRTKSTPTDPVTVVDTETERLLRDRLAQLRPGDPVLGEEGGGPAAGVPAGAVTWVLDPIDGTVNFVYGIPAYGVSVAAQVDGVSVAGAVADVVSGEVYSAALGHGAQVQGPAGARSLRCNPVADLSMALLGTGFGYAPSRRAAQGVLLSKVMPSVRDIRRIGSAALDLCMVAAGRLDLYYEHRLNLWDWAAGALVAQEAGAHLLFPSDPAQLLVAAAPGVAADFHAVLDRNGALGPIPE; this is encoded by the coding sequence CTGCCGGCCGACGATGTGCGCCTGCACCTGCGTGACGTGGCGCGCCAGATCGCCACCGAGGCCGCGGAGTTCGTCCGGCGCCGCCGCGCAGAGGTGTTCGGCGACTTCACCGATGCGGCGCCGTCGGAGGCGATGGTGGCCGATTCCGTGCGCACCAAGAGCACCCCGACCGATCCGGTGACGGTCGTCGACACCGAGACCGAGCGGCTGCTGCGTGACCGGCTGGCTCAGTTGCGTCCCGGCGACCCCGTGCTGGGCGAGGAGGGGGGCGGACCGGCCGCCGGTGTGCCTGCGGGCGCAGTCACCTGGGTGCTGGATCCCATCGACGGCACCGTGAACTTCGTCTACGGCATCCCGGCCTACGGCGTGTCGGTGGCCGCGCAGGTCGACGGCGTCTCGGTCGCGGGCGCAGTGGCCGACGTGGTGTCCGGCGAGGTGTATTCGGCGGCGCTCGGCCACGGCGCACAGGTCCAGGGCCCGGCGGGCGCCAGGTCGCTGCGCTGCAATCCTGTCGCGGACCTGTCGATGGCCCTGCTGGGTACGGGCTTCGGCTACGCGCCCAGCCGCCGAGCGGCGCAGGGGGTGCTGCTGTCGAAGGTGATGCCCTCGGTGCGTGACATCCGCCGGATCGGTTCGGCGGCGCTGGACCTGTGCATGGTCGCGGCGGGCCGGCTGGATCTGTACTACGAACACCGGCTCAATCTGTGGGACTGGGCGGCCGGCGCCCTGGTGGCGCAGGAGGCCGGCGCGCACCTGCTGTTCCCCAGCGACCCGGCCCAGCTGCTGGTGGCTGCCGCGCCGGGCGTGGCAGCCGATTTCCACGCGGTGCTGGACCGCAACGGAGCACTGGGCCCCATCCCGGAGTAG